In Bacteroidota bacterium, one DNA window encodes the following:
- a CDS encoding gliding motility-associated C-terminal domain-containing protein has protein sequence MAHRSSIVNHPPPPPVKPQNNTLFFPNTFSPNSDGLNDIFKAKTASDNITHFHLFIYKRWGGLVFESKSITEGWDGQYNGQPAPEGTYVYRVEYAVGGGEMREVDGVVVVVR, from the coding sequence TTGGCTCATCGATCGTCGATCGTCAATCATCCCCCCCCTCCTCCTGTCAAACCCCAAAACAACACGCTCTTCTTCCCCAACACCTTCTCACCCAACAGCGATGGCCTGAACGACATTTTCAAGGCAAAAACCGCATCGGACAACATAACACACTTCCACCTGTTCATCTACAAGCGCTGGGGCGGCCTGGTCTTTGAAAGCAAAAGTATCACCGAAGGCTGGGACGGGCAATACAACGGACAGCCGGCACCGGAAGGAACGTATGTGTATCGGGTGGAGTATGCTGTGGGAGGTGGAGAGATGAGGGAAGTGGATGGGGTGGTGGTGGTGGTGAGATGA
- a CDS encoding DUF2442 domain-containing protein codes for MNDIKIVEVINDIVFLLIVDNVYRHKWVSLSKKLAAASKEEKEKLTISLSGLGIHWNLIDGNISIKKLLDSGMSEL; via the coding sequence TTGAATGACATAAAAATAGTAGAAGTAATTAATGATATTGTATTTTTACTTATTGTTGATAATGTGTATCGTCATAAATGGGTCAGTCTTTCAAAAAAGTTGGCTGCTGCCAGCAAGGAAGAAAAGGAAAAGTTGACTATTTCCCTGTCCGGCTTAGGAATCCACTGGAATCTTATTGATGGAAATATTTCTATTAAGAAGCTGCTGGATAGCGGAATGAGTGAATTATGA